The Streptococcus sp. S5 genome contains a region encoding:
- a CDS encoding DUF4352 domain-containing protein, with product MNKTKKWFGLGVTLLSASILVACGNSSSKSDDTSKEAKTEKKASTEKSSEKKSTYAIGDKIVFDKQAEYTITNVEWTDERNDFDKTNPDKVLKVTYNVKNLSDSDLAVGVDIDLFVGGNKMETYPNTNTMGSISPGRSMEGAVQHFGVKGDGKLELEIKPFAAFNEKPAIVAFDAP from the coding sequence ATGAACAAAACGAAAAAATGGTTTGGCTTGGGGGTAACATTGCTTTCAGCAAGTATACTAGTAGCCTGTGGAAATTCTAGTAGTAAGTCTGATGATACTTCAAAAGAAGCTAAAACAGAGAAAAAGGCATCTACTGAGAAGAGTAGTGAAAAGAAATCAACCTATGCAATTGGTGATAAGATTGTTTTTGATAAACAAGCTGAGTACACTATTACAAATGTTGAATGGACTGATGAACGGAATGATTTTGATAAAACAAATCCCGATAAAGTATTAAAAGTGACCTATAATGTGAAAAATCTATCAGATAGTGATCTAGCAGTTGGGGTTGACATTGATCTATTTGTTGGTGGAAATAAAATGGAGACTTATCCTAATACAAATACAATGGGGTCAATTTCACCGGGTCGATCAATGGAAGGTGCTGTACAACATTTTGGTGTAAAAGGGGATGGCAAATTAGAACTGGAAATAAAACCATTTGCTGCATTTAATGAAAAACCTGCGATTGTTGCTTTTGATGCACCGTAA
- a CDS encoding tRNA1(Val) (adenine(37)-N6)-methyltransferase yields the protein MTDIELKDGERVNQLFSSDVKIIQNREVFSYSVDSVLLSRFPKLPKRGLIVDLCAGNGAVGLFASTRTEAQIIGVEIQERLADMATRSIALNGLNQQMSMINDDLKHLPQHIKGSKVDIILCNPPYFKVDEHSNLNESEHYLLARHEITTNLDEICHVAQRVLKSNGRLAMVHRPDRFLDIIETMKRYNLAPKRIQFVYPKVTKEANMLLIEAIKDGSLDGLKILPPLFIHNEDGSYTDEIHEIYYGN from the coding sequence ATGACAGATATCGAATTAAAAGACGGCGAGCGCGTCAATCAACTCTTTTCAAGTGATGTGAAAATTATACAAAATCGGGAAGTCTTTAGTTACTCCGTGGATAGCGTCCTGCTCTCGCGCTTTCCAAAATTGCCCAAGCGAGGCTTGATCGTAGATCTCTGCGCTGGAAATGGGGCTGTGGGACTCTTTGCAAGCACTCGGACAGAGGCCCAGATCATTGGTGTCGAAATTCAGGAACGTCTAGCGGATATGGCTACCCGCTCCATTGCTCTCAATGGCTTGAACCAGCAAATGTCCATGATCAATGATGACCTCAAGCATTTGCCTCAACATATCAAGGGCAGTAAGGTGGATATTATCCTCTGCAATCCTCCTTATTTCAAGGTGGATGAGCATTCCAATCTCAATGAGAGTGAACACTACCTCTTAGCTCGGCATGAAATTACGACCAATTTAGATGAGATTTGCCATGTGGCCCAGCGGGTTCTCAAATCAAATGGCCGCTTAGCAATGGTTCATCGTCCAGATCGCTTCTTGGATATCATCGAAACCATGAAACGTTACAATCTTGCACCTAAGCGGATCCAGTTTGTCTATCCAAAAGTGACCAAAGAGGCGAATATGTTGTTGATTGAGGCGATCAAGGATGGTTCACTAGATGGTTTAAAAATTCTGCCTCCCCTCTTTATCCACAATGAAGACGGTAGCTATACAGACGAGATTCATGAGATCTACTATGGAAACTAA
- a CDS encoding GIY-YIG nuclease family protein, giving the protein METKAYMYVLECADGSLYTGYTTDVEKRLKTHNAGKGAKYTRARLPVKLLYQESYPDKPSAMSAEALFKKKSRQAKLNYIKKNRRTL; this is encoded by the coding sequence ATGGAAACTAAGGCTTACATGTATGTCCTAGAGTGCGCGGATGGCTCCCTCTACACTGGCTACACCACGGATGTCGAAAAACGCCTGAAGACGCACAATGCTGGAAAAGGCGCCAAATACACACGGGCTCGCCTCCCCGTTAAACTTCTTTACCAAGAATCCTATCCAGATAAACCCTCTGCTATGTCTGCCGAGGCTCTCTTTAAAAAGAAATCGCGTCAAGCAAAGCTAAACTATATCAAAAAGAACCGTCGGACTCTATAG
- a CDS encoding aldose 1-epimerase family protein: MVIALKNDDLEVQCKTFGGELSSIRSKEGIEYLWQGDPEYWSGQAPVLFPICGSVRNGQVQYHLKDGVKTGQLPRHGLIRKREFELKEQTDHRLVFEITSNDESLQNYPYHFRVEIAYELKGKEITITYRVQNLESDQVMPYFIGGHPAFRCPLLADEDYEDYELIFEKEESCSVPLLFTETGLVDRLQRTPFLDHSRSLPLRHELFEKDAIILDQLASKSVQLLSKKSGKGLEFAFADFENLVLWSTNNKGPFIALEPWTGISTSAEEGDFFEDKKGVIQLAPQETRSHQYRITIL; encoded by the coding sequence ATGGTGATTGCATTAAAAAATGATGATCTAGAAGTACAATGTAAGACATTCGGAGGGGAATTGAGCTCTATTCGAAGTAAAGAAGGCATAGAATATCTCTGGCAAGGGGATCCAGAGTATTGGTCAGGACAAGCGCCCGTTCTGTTTCCGATTTGCGGGAGCGTTCGTAATGGCCAAGTGCAGTATCATCTAAAAGATGGAGTGAAGACAGGCCAGCTTCCAAGACACGGTCTTATTCGCAAGAGAGAGTTTGAACTCAAAGAACAGACAGACCATCGTCTTGTCTTTGAAATTACCTCTAACGACGAAAGCTTACAAAATTATCCCTACCATTTTCGAGTGGAAATCGCTTATGAATTGAAAGGGAAAGAAATTACCATCACCTATCGCGTGCAAAATCTTGAGTCAGATCAAGTCATGCCTTATTTTATTGGAGGGCATCCAGCCTTTCGTTGTCCCCTTTTAGCAGATGAAGACTATGAAGACTATGAGTTGATTTTTGAAAAAGAAGAAAGCTGTAGCGTTCCTCTCTTGTTCACAGAAACCGGCTTGGTTGATCGCCTGCAGCGGACACCATTTTTAGACCATAGTCGTAGCTTACCTTTACGCCATGAACTGTTTGAAAAAGATGCCATTATTTTAGATCAATTAGCCTCCAAATCTGTGCAGCTCCTCTCGAAAAAATCCGGTAAAGGTTTGGAATTTGCCTTTGCAGATTTTGAGAATCTCGTCCTTTGGTCTACCAATAACAAGGGTCCTTTCATTGCCTTGGAGCCTTGGACGGGTATTTCCACATCTGCAGAAGAGGGAGATTTCTTCGAAGATAAAAAAGGTGTGATCCAGTTGGCTCCTCAAGAAACACGGAGTCACCAGTACCGTATCACCATTTTGTAA
- a CDS encoding DEAD/DEAH box helicase produces the protein MKFNEFNLSAELLAEIEKAGFVEASPIQEQTIPLALEGKDVIGQAQTGTGKTAAFGLPTLEKIDVDNTVIQALVIAPTRELAVQSQEELFRFGRSKGVKVRSVYGGSSIEKQIKALKSGAHIVVGTPGRLLDLIKRKALKLDHIETLILDEADEMLNMGFLEDIEAIISRVPETRQTLLFSATMPEAIKRIGVQFMKEPEHVKIAAKELTTDLVDQYYIRVKEGEKFDTMTRLMDVEQPELAIVFGRTKRRVDELTRGLKIRGFRAEGIHGDLDQNKRLRVLRDFKNGNLDVLVATDVAARGLDISGVTHVYNYDIPQDPESYVHRIGRTGRAGKTGQSITFVSPNEMGYLQIIENLTKKRMKGMKPATAEEAFQAKKQVALKKIERDFEDEKIRTNFEKFGKDARKLAAEFTPEELAMYILSLTVQDPDSLPEVEIAREKPLPFKPSGGGFGGKGKGGRGNGRRGDQRRDRNRRDDREGGRRDFKRKSNKNSRDFEGKGNKRPHRTSNEKKNGFVIRNKGDK, from the coding sequence TTGAAATTCAATGAATTTAACTTATCTGCTGAATTATTAGCAGAAATCGAAAAAGCTGGCTTTGTAGAAGCAAGCCCGATCCAAGAACAAACCATTCCTTTGGCTCTTGAAGGAAAAGATGTCATCGGTCAAGCGCAAACAGGGACTGGTAAAACAGCTGCTTTCGGTCTTCCAACGTTGGAGAAGATTGATGTCGATAACACAGTGATCCAAGCCCTTGTCATTGCACCAACGCGTGAATTGGCCGTTCAAAGTCAGGAAGAACTCTTCCGCTTTGGACGCAGTAAGGGTGTTAAAGTTCGCTCTGTCTATGGTGGATCAAGCATTGAAAAGCAAATTAAAGCTTTGAAGTCAGGTGCTCACATCGTTGTGGGAACACCTGGACGCTTGCTAGATTTGATCAAGCGCAAGGCCTTGAAACTCGATCATATTGAAACCTTGATCTTGGATGAAGCAGATGAAATGCTCAACATGGGCTTCTTGGAAGATATCGAAGCCATCATTAGCCGTGTTCCAGAAACACGCCAAACCTTGCTCTTTTCAGCAACGATGCCAGAAGCGATCAAGCGTATCGGTGTTCAGTTTATGAAAGAGCCAGAACACGTTAAGATTGCGGCCAAAGAATTGACCACCGATTTGGTCGATCAATACTATATTCGTGTCAAAGAAGGCGAAAAGTTTGATACCATGACTCGATTGATGGATGTCGAGCAGCCTGAACTTGCCATCGTCTTTGGTCGGACAAAACGTCGGGTCGATGAATTGACGCGTGGCTTGAAAATCCGTGGTTTCCGAGCAGAAGGGATTCACGGAGATTTGGATCAAAACAAACGTCTTCGTGTCCTTCGTGATTTCAAAAATGGGAACTTGGACGTCTTGGTGGCAACGGACGTTGCGGCACGTGGGTTGGACATTTCAGGTGTGACCCATGTCTACAACTACGATATTCCACAAGATCCAGAAAGCTATGTTCACCGGATCGGACGGACAGGTCGTGCTGGGAAAACAGGGCAATCCATTACCTTTGTTTCGCCAAATGAAATGGGCTATTTGCAAATCATTGAGAACTTGACCAAAAAGCGGATGAAGGGAATGAAACCTGCAACAGCAGAAGAAGCCTTCCAAGCGAAAAAACAAGTAGCGCTGAAGAAAATTGAGCGAGACTTTGAGGATGAAAAAATCCGGACTAACTTTGAGAAGTTTGGTAAAGATGCTCGCAAATTGGCTGCAGAATTCACTCCTGAAGAATTGGCTATGTATATCTTGAGCTTGACAGTTCAAGATCCAGATAGTCTTCCAGAAGTTGAAATTGCGCGTGAAAAACCATTGCCATTTAAACCATCCGGTGGTGGCTTTGGTGGGAAAGGCAAAGGGGGCCGTGGAAATGGCCGTCGTGGAGACCAACGCCGTGACCGAAATCGCAGAGATGACCGTGAAGGTGGACGCCGTGATTTCAAACGCAAGTCCAATAAAAATAGCCGAGACTTTGAAGGCAAAGGCAACAAACGTCCTCATCGTACTTCCAATGAAAAGAAAAATGGATTTGTTATCCGCAACAAAGGGGATAAATAA
- a CDS encoding magnesium transporter CorA family protein yields the protein MFIDKQLGQDRKWINIDSDLIAENSYLYKKYDIDKETIEYAMDKNERAHMDYNRENGTITFIYNVLDLEKDKEYYETIPMTFIVQDTRLVTISNQDNAYIIEQMVRYLESHEELSIYKLLFAGLEMISNAYYPIIDRLDKHKDELNRLLRKTTTTKNLYALSDLETGMVYLVAAAKQNRMLLEHIKAHVIYRRMNDVEKEQFDDAMIEARQLVSMTELISNVLQQLSGSYNNILNNNLNDNLTTLTIFEALLAVLAVITGFFGMNIPLPMTEDPNAWIYVSLCSFILWLILAKVMRWIVKKR from the coding sequence ATGTTTATCGATAAACAATTGGGTCAAGATCGGAAATGGATCAATATCGACTCGGATTTGATTGCTGAAAATTCATATCTTTATAAAAAATACGATATTGACAAAGAAACCATTGAGTACGCGATGGATAAGAACGAACGTGCCCATATGGATTACAATCGAGAAAACGGAACGATCACCTTTATCTACAATGTATTGGATTTAGAAAAGGACAAGGAATACTACGAAACCATCCCCATGACCTTTATCGTTCAAGATACGCGACTCGTGACCATCAGTAACCAGGACAATGCCTATATCATTGAACAAATGGTTCGTTATTTGGAAAGCCATGAGGAGCTGTCGATCTATAAGTTGCTTTTTGCAGGTCTTGAAATGATCAGTAATGCTTATTATCCGATTATTGATCGCTTAGATAAGCACAAAGATGAACTCAATCGTTTGCTTCGAAAGACAACGACGACAAAGAATCTTTATGCCCTGTCTGACCTTGAGACCGGTATGGTGTATCTGGTCGCGGCAGCCAAGCAAAATCGGATGTTGCTAGAACATATCAAAGCACATGTCATTTATCGCAGGATGAATGATGTTGAAAAAGAGCAGTTTGATGATGCCATGATCGAAGCGCGTCAGTTGGTTTCAATGACCGAGTTGATTTCCAATGTCTTACAGCAGTTGTCTGGATCATACAACAATATCCTAAACAACAACTTGAATGACAACTTGACAACCCTAACCATCTTTGAAGCCTTGTTGGCGGTCTTAGCCGTTATCACCGGTTTCTTTGGAATGAATATCCCTCTTCCGATGACAGAGGATCCCAATGCTTGGATCTATGTATCCCTATGTAGCTTTATATTATGGCTCATTTTGGCAAAGGTCATGCGGTGGATTGTGAAAAAAAGATAA
- a CDS encoding PH domain-containing protein translates to MGLLSGLMGNASQKNVDKVERDLEDILVPGEQVTLAFSLIRDLIVFTEFRLILVDKQGVTGKKTSYKSLPYRSISRFSVETSGHFDLDAELKIWVSSAVEPSEVLQFKSDNSVIEIQQALASAVFK, encoded by the coding sequence ATGGGATTACTAAGTGGTTTGATGGGCAATGCCTCTCAAAAGAATGTTGATAAAGTAGAAAGAGATCTGGAAGATATCTTGGTGCCGGGAGAGCAAGTCACACTTGCTTTTAGCTTGATTCGTGATTTAATCGTCTTTACAGAGTTTCGTTTGATCTTGGTTGATAAGCAAGGAGTAACAGGAAAGAAAACTTCCTACAAATCCCTTCCTTATCGCTCCATCTCTCGATTTTCAGTAGAAACTTCCGGTCATTTTGATTTGGATGCTGAATTAAAAATCTGGGTCTCTTCAGCAGTGGAACCTTCAGAAGTTTTACAATTCAAGAGTGACAACAGTGTCATTGAAATCCAGCAAGCATTAGCCAGTGCGGTCTTTAAATAA
- a CDS encoding peptide chain release factor 3 produces MNVQEEIKKRRTFAIISHPDAGKTTITEQLLYFGGEIREAGTVKGKKTGNFAKSDWMDIEKQRGISVTSSVMQFDYDGKRVNILDTPGHEDFSEDTYRTLMAVDAAVMVVDSAKGIEAQTKKLFEVVKHRGIPVFTFMNKLDRDGREPLDLLQELEEVLGIASYPMNWPIGMGKAFEGLYDLYNQRLELYKGDERFASLEDGDKLFANNPFYEQVKDDIELLQEAGNEFSEEAILAGELTPVFFGSALTNFGVQTFLETFLKFAPEPHGHKKTDGEMVDPYDKDFSGFVFKIQANMDPRHRDRIAFVRIVSGEFERGMSVNLPRTGKGAKLSNVTQFMAESRENVSNAVAGDIIGVYDTGTYQVGDTLTVGKNKFEFEPLPTFTPEIFMKVSAKNVMKQKSFHKGIEQLVQEGAIQLYTNYQTGEYMLGAVGQLQFEVFKHRMENEYNAEVVMSPMGKKTVRWIKPEDLDERMSSSRNILAKDRFDQPVFLFENDFALRWFADKYPDVELEEKMG; encoded by the coding sequence ATGAACGTACAAGAAGAAATTAAAAAACGCCGTACCTTTGCCATTATCTCCCACCCGGATGCTGGTAAAACGACGATTACAGAGCAGTTGCTCTACTTTGGAGGAGAGATTCGGGAAGCCGGTACCGTCAAAGGGAAGAAAACAGGAAACTTTGCTAAATCTGACTGGATGGATATCGAGAAGCAACGTGGGATTTCGGTAACCTCATCTGTTATGCAGTTCGACTATGATGGCAAACGGGTTAATATCCTTGATACCCCAGGGCACGAAGACTTTTCAGAAGATACTTATCGGACCTTGATGGCGGTGGACGCTGCCGTCATGGTGGTGGACTCTGCCAAAGGGATTGAGGCCCAAACCAAGAAATTGTTTGAGGTTGTGAAACACCGTGGCATTCCCGTCTTTACCTTTATGAATAAGCTGGACCGTGACGGTCGTGAGCCACTGGACCTCTTACAAGAATTGGAAGAAGTCTTGGGCATCGCGAGTTACCCAATGAACTGGCCGATCGGGATGGGGAAAGCCTTTGAGGGGCTTTACGACCTCTATAATCAACGCTTAGAACTCTACAAAGGGGATGAACGCTTTGCGAGTCTAGAAGATGGAGACAAGCTCTTTGCCAACAATCCTTTCTACGAGCAGGTGAAAGATGACATCGAACTCTTGCAAGAAGCTGGAAATGAATTCTCAGAAGAAGCCATCCTTGCGGGTGAATTAACACCAGTCTTCTTCGGATCCGCTTTGACCAACTTTGGGGTACAGACTTTCTTGGAGACTTTCCTCAAGTTTGCTCCAGAACCACACGGCCACAAGAAGACCGATGGAGAAATGGTCGATCCTTATGACAAGGATTTCTCAGGATTTGTCTTTAAAATCCAAGCTAATATGGACCCTCGTCACCGTGACCGGATTGCCTTTGTGCGGATCGTATCTGGTGAATTTGAGCGTGGGATGAGTGTCAACCTGCCTCGTACTGGTAAGGGAGCGAAACTCTCTAATGTCACTCAATTTATGGCCGAAAGCCGTGAGAATGTCAGCAATGCTGTAGCAGGAGACATCATCGGGGTTTACGATACCGGGACTTATCAGGTTGGAGATACTTTGACAGTGGGCAAAAACAAGTTTGAATTTGAACCCCTGCCAACCTTTACGCCTGAAATCTTCATGAAGGTGTCTGCTAAGAACGTCATGAAGCAAAAATCCTTCCACAAAGGGATTGAGCAATTGGTGCAAGAAGGAGCTATTCAGCTCTATACCAACTACCAAACAGGTGAATACATGCTTGGTGCCGTTGGTCAACTTCAGTTTGAAGTCTTTAAGCACCGGATGGAAAATGAATACAATGCCGAAGTGGTCATGAGCCCAATGGGTAAAAAGACCGTTCGCTGGATCAAACCAGAAGACTTAGATGAGCGCATGTCTTCAAGCCGAAACATCTTGGCGAAGGACCGCTTTGACCAGCCAGTCTTCCTCTTTGAAAACGACTTTGCCCTCCGCTGGTTTGCGGACAAGTATCCAGACGTTGAGTTGGAAGAAAAGATGGGATAA
- a CDS encoding YwaF family protein, translating to MHHFFTTESTAPPAISVTWYSVMVLFVVTAIMMSLRYYQNEQFRKCFQYLQGFQLICLYLWYFAYHIPWSNSLPFYHCRLAMFAVLFLPDRWKSKQFFALMGVSGAIFALGYPVFDPYTFPHITSFSFLLGHYCLLINSLIYLLRWYDRNQLKNSQIVLYTFALDLFLVGVNQLTGGNYGLMARPPIMRGDKVWLNYLVVSSILALALLLFNQFFSRRSERVKVRK from the coding sequence ATGCATCATTTTTTCACTACAGAATCAACAGCACCACCAGCAATTTCAGTAACTTGGTATAGTGTGATGGTCTTGTTCGTTGTGACAGCGATTATGATGTCACTTCGCTATTATCAGAATGAGCAATTTCGCAAATGTTTTCAATACTTACAGGGCTTCCAGTTAATTTGCTTGTATCTTTGGTATTTTGCCTACCACATTCCATGGTCCAATAGCTTACCTTTTTACCATTGCCGCTTGGCCATGTTTGCGGTCTTGTTTTTACCAGACCGATGGAAAAGCAAACAGTTCTTTGCCTTGATGGGAGTGAGTGGAGCCATCTTTGCTTTGGGCTATCCAGTCTTTGATCCCTACACTTTCCCTCATATTACGAGTTTTTCTTTCCTCCTCGGACATTACTGTCTCCTCATCAATTCCTTGATTTATCTTTTGAGATGGTATGATCGAAACCAATTAAAAAATAGTCAGATTGTTCTCTATACCTTTGCCTTAGATTTATTCCTGGTTGGAGTCAATCAATTGACGGGAGGAAATTACGGCTTGATGGCCCGCCCTCCGATTATGAGAGGGGATAAGGTGTGGCTCAACTATCTGGTTGTATCCAGTATTTTAGCCCTTGCTTTATTACTCTTTAATCAGTTCTTCAGTCGCAGAAGTGAGCGAGTGAAAGTGAGAAAATAA
- a CDS encoding YwaF family protein — MTLWDLFFTSQPTAPPQLGVWYFLLPTSLVVVGVLSIRFAHSKGYQNFWYWGQLIQLLIINSWYLAARLPLSESLPFYHSRMAMWIILLAPKGSFKQYFALVGVFGSIMALVHPVFYPYPFPHVSSINNVFGHWALLANCLIYLVQSYQVEEGAVWKICQMTVGINAIIQLANLATGGNYGFMRRPPVIGDHGLVFNYLIVTVLMTGTLIFINTIVQYSKKRRIPESV; from the coding sequence ATGACACTTTGGGACTTATTTTTCACCAGTCAACCAACGGCCCCTCCTCAATTGGGGGTCTGGTATTTCTTATTGCCGACTTCATTGGTGGTAGTGGGAGTTCTGTCCATTCGATTTGCTCATTCTAAAGGCTATCAAAACTTTTGGTATTGGGGGCAGTTGATCCAGTTGCTCATTATCAACTCTTGGTATCTAGCTGCTCGCTTGCCTCTTTCAGAGAGTCTTCCCTTCTATCATAGTCGGATGGCCATGTGGATCATTCTTTTGGCTCCCAAGGGCAGCTTCAAACAATATTTTGCCCTCGTGGGAGTCTTTGGCTCCATTATGGCCTTGGTTCATCCTGTTTTTTATCCCTACCCTTTTCCTCACGTATCTTCGATCAACAATGTCTTTGGTCACTGGGCTCTCTTGGCCAACTGTTTGATCTATCTGGTTCAATCCTACCAGGTGGAAGAAGGGGCTGTTTGGAAAATCTGTCAGATGACTGTTGGGATCAATGCCATTATTCAGCTTGCGAATCTCGCAACAGGTGGAAACTACGGCTTTATGCGTCGGCCTCCTGTCATAGGTGACCATGGCCTTGTGTTCAACTATTTGATCGTGACAGTTCTCATGACGGGGACACTGATTTTCATCAATACGATCGTTCAGTACAGTAAGAAAAGAAGAATACCTGAATCTGTTTAA
- a CDS encoding YwaF family protein, giving the protein MTLWDLLFTNQKSAPPEFGLRYFFLPVSLLVVGYFSIKYAQSKSYQRFWYWAQLIQVLTINAWYILAHMPLTDNLPFYHCRLAMLAILFAPRGTYIKQYFALLGVLGSIAALVYPAFDPFPFPHITVLNLIFSHWALFANSLIYLQDFYQSEKQDSLRIVKITFGMNAVIFLVNLLTSGDYGFLKRPPIIGDHGALLNYLLVSIVMVAGICLVNQRYKYKYKMVEENIVSRSE; this is encoded by the coding sequence ATGACACTTTGGGATTTATTGTTTACGAACCAAAAATCAGCCCCGCCTGAGTTTGGACTCAGGTACTTTTTCCTACCAGTTTCCTTGTTGGTGGTTGGCTACTTTTCTATCAAATATGCGCAGTCAAAAAGCTACCAGCGCTTTTGGTACTGGGCACAATTGATTCAAGTTTTGACCATCAATGCTTGGTATATTCTAGCCCACATGCCTTTGACAGATAATTTGCCTTTTTATCATTGTCGCTTGGCCATGCTTGCGATCCTCTTTGCTCCGAGAGGAACCTATATCAAGCAATATTTTGCCTTGTTGGGAGTTCTAGGATCCATTGCGGCCTTGGTTTATCCAGCCTTTGACCCCTTCCCATTCCCCCATATTACCGTGCTCAATCTGATTTTTAGTCACTGGGCCTTGTTTGCCAATAGTTTGATTTACCTGCAAGATTTTTATCAGTCGGAAAAACAAGACAGCTTACGAATTGTTAAGATCACTTTTGGAATGAATGCAGTCATCTTTTTGGTCAACCTTTTGACCAGTGGAGATTACGGCTTCTTAAAGCGTCCACCAATCATTGGAGACCACGGTGCTCTTTTGAACTACCTCTTGGTCAGCATCGTGATGGTGGCCGGTATTTGCTTGGTCAATCAACGCTATAAATACAAATACAAGATGGTCGAAGAGAATATCGTTTCGCGTTCAGAATAA
- a CDS encoding NUDIX hydrolase, translated as MASNNVLKNIQRLISITNTGLAFSKDPFDQERYQDIREILQDLVRETTDLNSQELSDLFRPTNYYDTPLIDVRAWIVKDRKLCLVKGQGEETWALPGGFGEVGYSPKENILKEIQEETGYVARVNRLLAVFDTNRYQLQSRQYVKLVFECELLAGSFQQNQEISDLAFFEREKMPALSTKRNTEEQLNFLWEVYDGKRDLYCD; from the coding sequence ATGGCGAGTAATAATGTACTGAAGAACATTCAGCGCTTGATTTCAATCACTAATACAGGCTTAGCCTTCTCAAAAGATCCATTTGATCAAGAGCGCTACCAGGATATTCGTGAAATTTTACAGGATCTTGTGAGAGAAACGACTGATCTGAATTCACAAGAATTATCGGATTTGTTTCGACCGACAAACTATTATGACACCCCCTTAATTGATGTTAGGGCTTGGATTGTCAAAGATAGAAAACTTTGTCTGGTGAAAGGTCAGGGAGAAGAGACCTGGGCTTTGCCGGGTGGTTTTGGTGAGGTTGGCTATTCTCCTAAAGAAAATATTTTAAAGGAAATCCAAGAAGAAACGGGCTATGTAGCACGTGTCAATCGCTTGTTGGCAGTATTTGATACCAATCGCTACCAATTGCAAAGCCGCCAATATGTGAAATTGGTATTTGAATGTGAATTGCTGGCTGGAAGTTTTCAACAGAATCAGGAAATTTCCGATCTTGCATTTTTTGAGAGAGAGAAGATGCCTGCTCTTTCTACCAAGCGCAATACAGAAGAACAATTGAATTTCCTTTGGGAGGTTTATGATGGGAAACGAGATTTGTATTGTGATTAA